A region of Acidobacteriota bacterium DNA encodes the following proteins:
- the recR gene encoding recombination protein RecR, whose product MAELADRLRRLPGVGPRSAQRIAYHLARAPAAEVRALGEAIARLPEALGTCRVCGNLSGGDLCAICSDERRDATLLCVVEHADNLAAIERSGVYRGRYHVLGGAIAPLQSIGPEQLRIDSLIRRIREGGVEEVILATNPTVEGEATALYLARALAPLGVRVTRLATGVPVGSELEYVDKSTLAKALEGRRRLAPGE is encoded by the coding sequence ATCGCGGAGCTGGCCGACCGGCTGCGGCGGCTCCCGGGGGTGGGGCCGCGCTCGGCCCAGCGGATCGCCTACCACCTCGCCCGGGCTCCGGCCGCCGAGGTCCGCGCCCTCGGCGAGGCGATCGCGCGGCTGCCCGAGGCGCTCGGCACCTGCCGCGTTTGCGGCAACCTCTCCGGCGGCGACCTCTGCGCGATCTGCAGCGACGAGCGCCGCGACGCCACGCTGCTGTGCGTGGTCGAGCACGCCGACAACCTGGCGGCGATCGAACGATCCGGCGTCTACCGGGGGCGCTACCACGTCCTCGGCGGCGCGATCGCCCCGCTCCAGTCGATCGGACCCGAGCAGCTCCGCATCGACAGCCTGATCCGGCGCATCCGAGAAGGTGGCGTCGAGGAGGTGATCCTCGCCACCAATCCCACCGTGGAGGGGGAGGCGACCGCCCTGTACCTCGCCCGGGCGCTGGCGCCCCTCGGCGTCCGGGTGACCCGGCTGGCCACCGGCGTCCCCGTGGGGAGCGAACTCGAATACGTCGACAAGTCCACGCTGGCCAAGGCCCTCGAGGGCCGGCGCCGCCTGGCCCCCGGGGAGTGA
- a CDS encoding roadblock/LC7 domain-containing protein, producing the protein MAGSELILHEEDFLAISGLADDLLRRANARFVAVIDRNGQPIAWSGVLRNVDRTALASLAAGNVAATETLAKMIGEPSFSTLYHEGEREHLFLSTMGEIAIMLIAFDERSSLGLVRLRVRQAEPMFREALERVVSRSRAAAAGLKAGGPEMPEITDEDIDNLFGDQFGS; encoded by the coding sequence ATGGCCGGATCGGAACTGATCCTCCACGAAGAGGATTTCCTCGCCATCTCCGGGCTGGCGGACGATCTCCTGCGCCGGGCGAACGCGCGCTTCGTCGCCGTCATCGACCGCAACGGGCAGCCGATCGCCTGGTCGGGCGTGCTCCGGAACGTCGACCGGACCGCCCTCGCGTCGCTCGCCGCCGGCAACGTCGCCGCCACCGAGACGCTGGCCAAGATGATCGGGGAGCCGAGCTTCTCCACGCTCTACCACGAGGGGGAGCGCGAGCACCTCTTTCTATCGACGATGGGCGAGATCGCGATCATGCTGATCGCGTTCGACGAGCGGTCGTCGCTGGGCCTCGTGCGGCTCCGCGTCCGCCAGGCCGAGCCGATGTTCCGGGAGGCGCTGGAACGGGTCGTCTCGCGCTCGCGTGCGGCCGCGGCCGGCCTGAAGGCCGGCGGCCCGGAAATGCCCGAGATCACCGACGAGGACATCGACAACCTCTTCGGGGACCAGTTCGGGAGCTGA
- a CDS encoding gliding-motility protein MglA: MPFINYAQREITCKLVYYGPGLGGKTTNLQWIYEQTNPEAKGKMVSLATESDRTLFFDLLPLTLGTIHGFKVRFQLYTVPGQIFYEASRRLIVKGADGVAFVADSQASRLDANIESLRGLREHLKTHGLDFATLPYVLQLNKRDMPTALPVDVLVAKLRLKGEPVIEAVAPKGIGVFETLKALVKQTLARLRQGAMA; this comes from the coding sequence ATGCCGTTCATCAACTACGCACAGCGCGAGATCACCTGCAAGCTCGTCTACTACGGGCCGGGCCTCGGCGGCAAGACGACGAACCTCCAGTGGATCTACGAGCAGACCAACCCCGAGGCGAAGGGCAAGATGGTCAGCCTCGCCACGGAGAGCGATCGGACGCTCTTCTTCGACCTCCTCCCGCTGACGCTCGGCACGATCCACGGGTTCAAGGTCCGCTTCCAGCTCTACACGGTCCCCGGACAGATCTTCTACGAGGCCTCGCGGCGGCTGATCGTCAAGGGGGCCGACGGGGTCGCGTTCGTCGCCGACTCCCAGGCTTCCCGCCTCGACGCGAACATCGAGTCGCTGCGCGGCCTGCGCGAGCATCTCAAGACCCACGGCCTCGACTTCGCCACCCTCCCCTACGTCCTCCAGCTCAACAAGCGCGACATGCCGACCGCGCTCCCGGTGGACGTGCTGGTCGCGAAGCTCCGGCTGAAGGGCGAGCCGGTGATCGAAGCGGTCGCGCCGAAGGGGATCGGCGTGTTCGAAACGCTCAAGGCTCTCGTCAAGCAGACCCTCGCCCGCCTCCGCCAGGGAGCGATGGCCTGA